The sequence CTGGACCGGTTCTCTTGACCGTTGTCCTTGTGGTACCGGTACTTGCGCAAAGATGGCAGCATTATATGCTAAAGGTGAATTAAAATTAAATGAACCTTTCCGTCACGAAAACGCTCTAGGAATCGTTTATACTGGTAAGCTGACTGGAACTGCAAAAATTGGAGATCACGTTGCAGTTATTCCTACTGTTGGTGGTGAATCGTGGATTACCGGATTTAGTAAATGGATTTTAGACGAAAGCGACCCATTCACTAACGGTTACACCATGGGTGACATTTGGAGCAGTGAAGTTATGGAAGACGATGCTAATACAGATGTTAAACATTAATTCAAAATCAAATTATTAGAAGGGATAGAGAAATAAGTTAATTTGCTCCCCTACCCGATTTAAAAAGACTGGTGAGAATTTCTTCTCATCAGTCTTTTTCCTTAATATTAATCGTACTGGTGCATGTACTTGGACAGGCGCTTCAATCCCTCGCGCAGGGTTGCTTCCGGCGCACAGTAGCCGAGCCGGACGTGCCCCGGCGTATCGAAGGCATCCCCCGGCACCAGCAGAACCCCCGTGTCATGGAGCAGGTTCTCACAGAAGGTGTGGATGTCCACCGGCACGTCCAACTTCGGGAAGGAGGTCGAGACGGCCCGCGGCATTACGACGCTGGCCCGGTCCTCATGGTCAATCCAGTCCTTGTAGATGGCCAGGTTGCCCAGCACCAGCTTGCGATTGCGGGCCAGAACCTGGTCACGATGACGGAGAACATAGGTAGCGAGCTGGTCATTAAAGACCCCGCCACAGATCATCGTGTAGTCCCGGAACTTGCGGAAGAGGTCCGCCAGCTCGGCATTGGTGGCCGTCCAGCCGATCCGAACGCCCGGTACCGAGTAGGTTTTGGACAGGGAGTTGGTCGAAATACCCTTGTCGTAGAGGTCCACGATCGGCGTGAAGTCCTCTGGGTGGTCCAGCGGCAGGTAGACCTCGTCGACCAGAACGTAAGCCCCCACGGACTTGGCAATCTCAACGACCTGCTTCAAGAAGTCCTCGTCCAGGATCGTCCCGGTTGGGTTGTTGGCGTTGTTCAGGCAGATCATCTTGGTGTTCGGCCGGATCAACTGCTTCAATTCCTCAATGTCAGGATACCACTGGTCTTCTTCGTGAATGTGCCAGTAGTCGACGTCCGCGCCCAACGACTTCGGAATGTCGTAGAGCTGCTGGTAGGACGGGTACTCGGCAATCACGTGGTCCCCCCGGTTGATCAGGGCATAGAGGGCCAGGTTGTTGGCTCCCGTGGCACCGTTGGTCTGAAGAATATTTTCCGGATCAACGTGCTGGTAGAGTTTGGCAACCTCCTGCTTGAATTCCGGTGAACCCTCGATCCAGCCGTAATTCATCTTCTGCTGGTCGAGCATGGCGTAGAATTCCTCGCCGCCCTTGC comes from Limosilactobacillus sp. and encodes:
- a CDS encoding aminotransferase, translated to MVEIAPFGVESWLNKWEKSATYDISQSTIASLTMHELLNLDGKGGEEFYAMLDQQKMNYGWIEGSPEFKQEVAKLYQHVDPENILQTNGATGANNLALYALINRGDHVIAEYPSYQQLYDIPKSLGADVDYWHIHEEDQWYPDIEELKQLIRPNTKMICLNNANNPTGTILDEDFLKQVVEIAKSVGAYVLVDEVYLPLDHPEDFTPIVDLYDKGISTNSLSKTYSVPGVRIGWTATNAELADLFRKFRDYTMICGGVFNDQLATYVLRHRDQVLARNRKLVLGNLAIYKDWIDHEDRASVVMPRAVSTSFPKLDVPVDIHTFCENLLHDTGVLLVPGDAFDTPGHVRLGYCAPEATLREGLKRLSKYMHQYD